From Pseudomonas poae, the proteins below share one genomic window:
- a CDS encoding YjbF family lipoprotein: MTASLDTFKAAVGGPAPLALTQAQVDAVPFPQIKVTTVSSEGVMALIRRREDLQFWVASGKQVLLLRDGLVVRTVGLGADLDGTRWQGQSPFQLGLHRVPEGYRSTRQIDLVGGYRLGIGVTSRMSRKGMETLQILGKPYALLRVDEDVAVDALGFTARNRYWVDPANGFIVQSEQHLTPSLTLTITQLQPTRKDAP, encoded by the coding sequence ATGACGGCCTCCCTCGATACGTTCAAGGCGGCCGTTGGCGGGCCGGCGCCGCTGGCATTGACCCAGGCCCAGGTGGATGCGGTGCCGTTTCCCCAGATCAAGGTCACCACGGTGTCCAGCGAAGGGGTGATGGCGCTGATTCGTCGGCGTGAAGACCTGCAGTTCTGGGTCGCTTCCGGCAAACAAGTACTGTTGCTGCGCGACGGCCTGGTGGTGCGCACCGTGGGCCTGGGCGCCGACCTCGATGGCACGCGCTGGCAGGGCCAGTCGCCGTTTCAGCTGGGGCTGCACCGGGTGCCGGAGGGCTATCGCAGCACCCGGCAGATCGACCTGGTAGGCGGCTATCGGCTGGGTATCGGCGTGACCAGTCGCATGAGCCGCAAAGGCATGGAGACGCTGCAGATTCTCGGCAAACCCTACGCCTTGCTGCGGGTCGACGAAGACGTCGCGGTCGACGCCCTGGGCTTTACGGCGCGCAACCGCTACTGGGTTGACCCCGCCAACGGTTTTATCGTGCAGAGCGAGCAGCACCTCACGCCCAGCCTGACCTTGACCATCACCCAACTGCAGCCCACTCGCAAGGATGCCCCATGA
- a CDS encoding capsule biosynthesis GfcC family protein, with amino-acid sequence MNVRKLAALALLCSCAPVCVAASLTVSGQVAHAGPVPLQAGARLLDAISAAQPDAQGYWLAAAWLHTPLLERQTRLKAGVLFDLDTLRQAALAAGRERRAQAAAQLYQQVQALPVTGRQMVVLDPVAVEVGFAPNLPVSDGDRLIYPPRPDSVRVLGAVAAACTLAFQPMHKARDYLRACPPMAQADADYLWLIQPDGRVTRLGIAAWNREEGAPPAPGSTLLVPIRSDDLNPPTPELNQQLAEFLATQPLAEVTP; translated from the coding sequence ATGAATGTTCGAAAACTCGCGGCGCTGGCGCTGCTGTGCAGCTGCGCCCCAGTGTGCGTGGCCGCCAGCCTGACCGTCAGTGGCCAGGTGGCGCATGCGGGTCCGGTGCCGTTACAGGCCGGGGCCCGCTTGCTGGATGCGATCAGCGCAGCACAACCGGATGCCCAGGGCTATTGGCTGGCGGCAGCCTGGCTGCACACGCCGTTGCTGGAGCGCCAGACGCGGCTCAAGGCCGGCGTGTTGTTTGACCTGGACACCCTGCGCCAGGCCGCCCTGGCCGCCGGGCGCGAGCGCCGGGCGCAGGCGGCGGCGCAGCTCTATCAACAGGTGCAGGCATTGCCGGTGACCGGTCGGCAGATGGTCGTGTTGGACCCGGTGGCGGTGGAGGTCGGCTTTGCGCCCAACCTCCCGGTCAGCGACGGCGACCGCCTGATCTACCCGCCGCGCCCCGACAGCGTACGCGTGCTGGGCGCCGTCGCGGCAGCCTGCACCTTGGCGTTCCAACCGATGCACAAGGCCCGCGACTACCTGCGCGCCTGCCCGCCGATGGCGCAGGCGGATGCCGACTACCTGTGGCTGATCCAGCCCGACGGGCGTGTCACGCGCCTGGGCATCGCCGCGTGGAACCGCGAAGAGGGCGCGCCACCCGCGCCCGGCAGCACGCTGCTGGTGCCGATTCGCAGCGACGACCTGAACCCGCCCACCCCTGAACTGAATCAACAACTGGCCGAGTTTCTTGCCACCCAACCCCTGGCTGAGGTCACGCCTTGA
- a CDS encoding polysaccharide biosynthesis/export family protein yields MMRIFSVAAVAAALLQGCMFAPGQYMDTATLTDEGGPESSRVDLIPITPKLLAMEAATQVPYSIAPELLSYKPGPYLIGANDALYITVWDHPELTAPSGPQQQIDANGRLVSPEGNLFYPYVGEVVAKGRSIEALRSEITDKLRQYIDSPQVDISVLRFASQKVVISGAVIKAGPVPITTIAMNVSEALGAAGIDPLNADLSNLTLTRGGKRYTLDLDTLNLASSRLNDVYLKDGDQLYLAYNDRKRIYVMGEVMQPRALSFKTRSMNLSDVLGSVGGVNQNTSNADAIYVIRGAQNIDVEPAKVFQLQAQSPSAMALATRFDVQPQDVVFVGPANITRWNRFISQLVPSASIIGIGASTQNNLSEASSR; encoded by the coding sequence ATGATGCGTATTTTTTCTGTCGCGGCCGTGGCCGCTGCATTGTTGCAAGGTTGCATGTTTGCGCCGGGTCAATATATGGATACAGCGACCCTGACCGACGAGGGTGGGCCTGAAAGTAGTCGCGTGGATTTAATACCGATTACGCCAAAGTTATTGGCGATGGAGGCAGCCACGCAAGTACCTTATTCAATTGCACCGGAACTATTGAGTTATAAACCGGGCCCGTACTTGATTGGCGCAAATGATGCGCTGTATATCACCGTATGGGATCACCCGGAACTCACCGCGCCTTCGGGCCCGCAGCAACAGATCGACGCCAACGGGCGGCTGGTGAGCCCCGAGGGCAACCTGTTTTATCCCTATGTGGGCGAGGTCGTGGCCAAGGGCCGCTCGATTGAAGCGTTGCGCAGCGAAATCACCGACAAGCTGCGCCAATACATCGACAGCCCTCAGGTGGACATCAGCGTGTTGCGGTTTGCCAGCCAGAAAGTGGTGATCAGCGGCGCGGTGATCAAGGCCGGCCCCGTGCCGATCACCACCATTGCGATGAATGTCTCGGAAGCGCTGGGTGCCGCCGGCATCGACCCGCTGAATGCCGATTTATCGAACCTCACGCTCACCCGTGGCGGCAAGCGCTACACCCTCGACCTCGACACGCTGAACCTGGCGTCGTCGCGCTTGAATGACGTTTACCTCAAGGACGGCGACCAGCTGTACCTGGCCTACAACGACCGCAAGCGCATCTATGTGATGGGCGAGGTCATGCAGCCCCGTGCCCTGAGTTTCAAGACCCGTAGCATGAACCTCTCCGACGTGCTGGGCTCGGTGGGCGGGGTCAACCAGAACACCTCCAACGCCGACGCCATCTACGTGATTCGCGGTGCACAGAACATCGATGTGGAACCGGCCAAGGTGTTCCAGCTGCAAGCCCAATCGCCCTCGGCCATGGCCCTGGCGACGCGCTTTGACGTGCAGCCCCAGGACGTGGTGTTTGTCGGCCCGGCGAATATCACGCGCTGGAACCGCTTTATCAGCCAATTGGTGCCGTCCGCTTCGATCATCGGCATTGGCGCATCGACCCAGAACAACCTGAGCGAAGCCAGCAGCCGATAA